A DNA window from Castanea sativa cultivar Marrone di Chiusa Pesio chromosome 7, ASM4071231v1 contains the following coding sequences:
- the LOC142642574 gene encoding auxin-responsive protein SAUR76-like, protein MAKGGKLTKLKSVLKKWNSFSNKQSRHNVRSIACDDDSSCSRDLHPVYVGKSRRRYLVTSDVIDHPLFRELVERSGDSDDDTINVACEVVLFEHLLWMLDNADPQPESLDELVEFYAC, encoded by the coding sequence atggccaaagGAGGCAAGCTGACCAAGCTGAAGTCAGTTCTAAAGAAATGGAACTCATTCAGCAATAAACAAAGCCGTCACAACGTGAGGTCCATTGCTTGTGACGATGACTCCTCTTGTAGCAGAGACCTCCACCCGGTCTACGTCGGCAAGTCAAGGCGGCGCTACCTTGTCACCTCCGATGTCATCGACCACCCTCTCTTCAGAGAGCTGGTTGAGAGGTCCGGCGACTCTGACGACGACACCATCAATGTCGCGTGTGAGGTCGTTTTGTTTGAGCACTTGCTTTGGATGCTTGACAATGCTGATCCACAGCCAGAGTCTTTGGATGAGCTCGTTGAGTTCTACGCCTGCTGA
- the LOC142644611 gene encoding G-type lectin S-receptor-like serine/threonine-protein kinase B120: MNSRISPLIIFLLLFFFPGFQSTNNTVTDTILPGQPLTHPKTIESPNGIFELCFFSPGNSTENYLGIRFKNVSEQSVVWVANRKYPFPDSTAVLNINRDGDLVISDGSTTYNVTNTSAGNGTYAMLLDTGNLVLTNRVLELFWQSFDHPTDTLLPGMKLSVNENASLISWKSLEDPAPGLFYLQWGSSIYSTVVPIIMKGSEVYWSSLRTSFDVLSYDSNYVTWPFNYTSQTQISRIVLDESGKLKLQSWLEDQKKWNSSIQSSRCEDYALCGNFSVCNETARNPCSCLPGFKPVSGDVSSDCVRKTALQCSNNNSDTQNDKFLLMSKVDWLDYPKPLKMSSDKECQSSCLINCSCIAYVFGAKSGSIRTAESDCIEWHDSFSNLKLTSIEDKHENGFYLKLAASESVPNVPSSRNESNPAVTLGATDGVMFVRAKQLVAILAISLPLATFLLGLFVYCVWKKLRMTSKGEDLVQLDLGMTIKFENSELLEENTHEDIRKKEFKMPLFSFTSVSAATDNFSDANKLGEGGFGPVYKGILLKGDLVAVKRLSRRSGQGWEELKNEAILIASLQHNNLVRLLGCCIERDEKILVYEYMPNKSLDFFIFDQEKRKILDWQTRIRVIEGIAQGLLYLHQYSRLRIIHRDLKASNILLDTEMNPKISDFGLARIFKGNESQANTNRIVGTYGYMSPEYALEGLFSIKSDVFSFGVLLLEIVSGRKNTGFYQTDSFHLLGYAWELWTSDRGSDLVDPLLDDVSSVRAVLKYVNIGLLCVQESAADRPTMSDVVTMLSSESMALPYPKQPAFLNMRSVTKANPGISRTEICSVNHATASIIEGR, encoded by the exons ATGAATAGTAGAATTTCCCCTCTTATTATTTtcctgcttctttttttctttccggGTTTTCAATCCACCAATAATACTGTCACGGATACCATCCTACCTGGCCAACCACTAACACACCCGAAGACCATTGAGTCGCCTAATGGAATCTTCGAACTTTGTTTCTTCTCTCCAGGAAATTCGACAGAGAATTACTTGGGAATACGATTCAAGAATGTTTCTGAGCAGAGTGTAGTTTGGGTTGCAAACAGAAAGTACCCATTCCCAGATTCAACTGCTGTTCTCAATATTAATCGGGATGGAGATCTTGTAATATCTGATGGCTCAACGACATACAACGTGACCAACACTTCAGCTGGCAACGGTACTTATGCCATGCTATTGGATACAGGTAATCTTGTACTCACAAACAGGGTCTTGGAGCTTTTTTGGCAAAGCTTTGACCATCCTACTGATACCCTTTTGCCCGGAATGAAACTAAGTGTAAATGAAAACGCCTCATTAATATCATGGAAAAGTTTAGAAGATCCTGCGCCTGGTCTTTTCTATCTGCAGTGGGGTTCCAGTATTTATAGTACAGTCGTACCAATAATAATGAAGGGGTCTGAAGTATATTGGTCAAGTTTACGCACTAGCTTTGATGTTTTATCTTATGATTCGAATTATGTTACTTGGCCTTTTAACTACACTTCTCAGACTCAAATTTCGAGAATCGTGTTGGATGAATCCGGGAAGCTTAAACTTCAGTCATGGTTAGAAGATCAGAAAAAGTGGAATTCCTCAATACAGTCATCCAGGTGTGAGGATTATGCTTTATGCGGCAATTTTAGTGTATGCAATGAGACTGCACGAAACCCATGTAGCTGTTTGCCAGGTTTCAAACCCGTTTCTGGAGACGTGTCCAGTGACTGTGTGAGGAAAACTGCTCTGCAGTGCAGTAATAATAATAGTGATACTCAAAATGATAAGTTTCTTCTCATGTCTAAGGTTGATTGGCTTGATTATCCGAAGCCTTTGAAGATGAGCAGTGATAAGGAGTGTCAATCATCTTGCTTGATTAATTGTTCTTGTATTGCTTATGTTTTTGGGGCAAAGAGCGGTTCCATTAGGACCGCCGAGTCTGACTGCATAGAATGGCATGATTCTTTTTCAAATCTGAAGCTAACATCAATTGAAGATAAACATGAAAATGGTTTCTATCTGAAACTAGCCGCCTCGGAATCGGTCCCCAATG TCCCAAGCTCAAGGAATGAATCCAACCCAGCAGTGACGCTAGGAGCAACAGATGGAGTAATGTTTGTACGAGCTAAGCAATTAGTCGCCATACTGGCTATATCTCTACCTCTTGCAACTTTTTTATTGGGCCTTTTTGTCTATTGTGTATGGAAAAAACTCAGGATGACAAGCAAGG GTGAGGATTTGGTACAGTTAGATTTGGGCATGACCATAAAGTTTGAAAATTCGGAGCTGTTGGAAGAAAATACGCATGAAGATATCAGGAAAAAGGAATTCAAAATGCCATTATTCAGTTTTACAAGTGTTTCTGCTGCAACTGATAATTTCTCAGATGCAAATAAGCTTGGAGAGGGTGGTTTTGGACCTGTTTACAAG GGAATATTACTGAAAGGGGATTTGGTAGCTGTGAAAAGGCTTTCAAGAAGATCGGGCCAAGGTTGGGAGGAGCTAAAAAATGAAGCTATACTCATAGCCAGTCTCCAACACAACAATCTTGTTAGACTTTTGGGCTGCTGCATTGAACGAGATGAAAAGATACTAGTATATGAGTATATGCCAAATAAAAGTTTggactttttcatttttg ATCAAGAAAAGCGCAAGATTTTAGATTGGCAAACGCGGATTCGAGTGATTGAAGGCATTGCACAAGGGCTTCTTTACCTTCATCAATATTCTAGATTGAGGATTATTCATAGAGACTTAAAGGCTAGCAACATTTTGTTAGATACCGAAATGAATCCGAAGATATCAGATTTTGGATTGGCAAGAATATTTAAAGGAAATGAATCACAGGCAAATACAAATAGAATTGTTGGCACTTA TGGTTATATGTCCCCTGAATATGCTCTGGAAGGCCTCTTCTCCATCAAGTCagatgttttcagttttggcGTCTTGTTGTTAGAGATTGTGAGTGGCAGGAAGAACACTGGGTTTTATCAAACTGATTCTTTCCATCTTCTTGGATAT GCATGGGAATTATGGACAAGCGATAGGGGATCGGACTTGGTGGATCCACTACTTGATGATGTATCCTCTGTCCGTGCGGTATTAAAATATGTTAACATAGGTCTCCTCTGTGTTCAAGAAAGTGCAGCGGATAGACCTACAATGTCTGATGTTGTCACAATGCTTAGCAGTGAAAGTATGGCTTTACCTTATCCCAAACAACCTGCTTTTTTGAACATGAGAAGTGTGACGAAGGCAAACCCTGGTATTAGTAGGACAGAAATCTGCTCTGTGAATCACGCAACTGCTTCAATTATCGAAGGCCGGTAA